The following are encoded together in the Culex pipiens pallens isolate TS chromosome 1, TS_CPP_V2, whole genome shotgun sequence genome:
- the LOC120413576 gene encoding nuclear pore complex protein Nup153 isoform X2, which translates to MFQGSGSRSPAMATTAAAAASVLNTSTDSNPDDDPNNSIIRKVRSRVSSIIPDALSKWFSPSAVKRPRETAESLSSSSSPPPVAVAGRNGNLLRQLEEQQQEEEEDEDEAPPTRKKKRVEERFNTSLGDFNDDLSALPGPSGLNISAIDRRSSLPMSATVPRGRSAFSSSTPSTSPQQHQPSSQGGMFQRQQLQQRISHANRATAPYNFGAATAADPIDEEVAEVDDESGFSNSIRQRRSIREVSGRKRLNIPQTVAPAGVDRSISEPPAAPIFGTRSTVFGRSVALPQQSSNEDLRQEDAERGGLLSNGNVNESASESSSVSNLNLSQSDQIEAGGSRRLSGFMGNVSRSKRLKVGGSTGDLCFSSHLETEKSLFSAKNAGRAGGVSGRPTFNASLYGSSSSLGSSNSSLFANSPFYNGKTMYGGASAYSARRDIRQKALRVPVQMRPASALSNFSSSNNSLASDTSALSNTAKRILEIMNQCSGPLSEARKLGSSLSLNSTLASAKVPGLVQARRRFNEEDLTINRSIRMSSPRTPYSRPQSASASNSTSTNKPPTNELQIPSISQLLQMKRLQTNTESVRRLATESNAGTILNEPTEYKLPGAAEPDDSNNNNSSKHTNKIRSKLHRVREESAADRDSSNPVPQLVLPEVQLAGLKSVPKFDIKVSSGSSVAATNGANKNGEPAWKKATSETQPKMSTISSSTTTFKSNNATILPASATAAISKDSNAAGAYKFSSPAKLNLPQTPSKPATLNSFKFSNPEPLGKASGPAKLTGFQFNPDTAKVKSSVTPAAASVSPVKAPLPLKSGSCLDALKSGSCLEALAPKPAAPAAGFGNAFKLTGSNKWECDACMVRNDPDKTKCVSCETPKPGAKPAPTPVKPLTAAPKTTDAGFKALVAQQSARWECSDCMTRNEADKTSCACCSSPKPGATPAAAVASAVPAAIKSMFTMPAAPTSDQGFKSLVAQQAAGKWECSACMTRNEATRSKCACCEQAKPGSTPTDAPSFSFGSKPAAASTTASSGFSFGVPPKNADSKESPKSGFSFGVPASSVAPTPSSGGFSFGSKPAAATTAPASSDDKPKFSFGSSSSTTATTATPPSGTGFSFGAKPTADTTDSSKASEKKDEPKPATFGSGGFSFGAKPASEAPKKDSPSSGGFSFGSPKPTTTTTTAESSPITFGKRAASPSPSSTPAEPTKPATVGFGTLASGSPSFSFGAKAAESKPASASATTTPASGMFSFGSPKPVVGGAATTELKNSTTSSASPATTAAAPASSAATTATSVPIFGGAQKPTGPSITPGFSFSSASTPASAFGPTPAANSSSSSTTAPAASSTATVAPTFSFGAASTKPTEPPKAATPLGTGASSFVFGQSSSQPAATAGAKVIPSFGANADKPTTATFGSFGAPQPASATSGSTSSIFGAAASGGASSAFSFTGASKPAEQSSPAFSFSAAAQPAPTPAAQTNSGPVFGSPAASAVAAKPMFGSPATSSGTTTTFGGFGASAATAVGSNTTPTFGSSSFGSGATGASSTVGGQSAATSIFGQSSAPAFGAAPSGFGGMASGSPFGGAAAVTAASTDEPQAKKMFEFGGSSAVNNSQPAATPFQFGSGSNNNNNNNNDASGGHKPFSFSAQSAPNFNFSAGSNAGQTSAPFTFGSGGQQQQPGTAGGMFTFGGGATTVGLGGMGERHKYAWPNPAAAAAAKNQRPPTYAAPVGGATSSPPRRRRYPAPATAGTFPPSSAPTPRTSSKHPNLVWTKDNRNNNNSSQANPTTAAISAVPSYDKSRFKYVSPELKMKMAGTGNGQQEGESGGH; encoded by the exons ATGTTTCAAGGTTCCGGCAGTCGGTCACCAGCGATGGCCACGacggcggcagcagcagcatccgtgCTCAACACCAGCACCGACAGCAACCCAGACGATGACCCCAACAAT TCCATCATCCGGAAGGTGCGCTCGCGCGTCTCCAGCATCATCCCGGACGCCCTGTCCAAGTGGTTCTCGCCGTCGGCGGTGAAGCGCCCCCGCGAAACGGCCGAATCGTTGTCCTCGTCCAGTTCTCCGCCTCCCGTGGCCGTAGCAGGTCGCAACGGGAACCTGCTGCGACAGCTGGAGGAACAACAACAGGAAGAAGAGGAGGACGAGGATGAGGCGCCGCCGACCAGGAAGAAAAAGCGGGTCGAGGAGAGATTT AACACATCGCTCGGTGATTTTAACGACGATTTGAGTGCCCTGCCGGGCCCGAGCGGCCTCAACATCTCGGCCATCGACCGGCGCAGCTCGCTGCCGATGAGTGCGACGGTTCCGAGGGGTCGGAGTGCGTTCTCTTCGTCGACGCCGTCGACGTCTCCGCAGCAGCATCAGCCAAGTTCCCAAGGTGGGATGTTCCAGCGGCAGCAGCTTCAGCAGAGAATAAGCCACGCGAACCGTGCGACGGCGCCGTACAATTTTGGAGCCGCGACGGCCGCAGATCCAATCGATGAAGAAGTGGCGGAGGTCGACGACGAGTCGGGATTTTCCAACTCGATCCGGCAGCGGCGTAGCATTCGGGAGGTGAGCGGCCGGAAGAGGTTGAATATTCCGCAGACGGTGGCGCCCGCAGGGGTGGACCGGTCGATTTCGGAACCGCCTGCGGCGCCGATCTTTGGCACGCGGAGTACGGTTTTTGGACGTTCCGTGGCGCTGCCGCAGCAAAGTAGCAACGAGGATTTGAGGCAGGAGGATGCCGAAAGAGGAGGACTGCTCTCGAACGGGAATGTCAACGAGAGTGCTTCGGAGAGTAGCAGCGTATCGAATTTGAATCTGAGCCAGTCGGACCAGATTGAGGCGGGGGGAAGTCGGAGGTTGTCCGGATTTATGGGCAACGTGAGCCGGAGCAAGCGGCTCAAGGTGGGAGGTTCGACTGGAGATTTGTGCTTCTCGTCGCATCTGGAAACGGAAAAGAGTCTGTTTTCGGCGAAGAACGCTGGAAGAGCGGGTGGAGTCTCTGGACGACCTACGTTCAACGCGTCCCTGTACGGCAGCAGTTCCTCGCtgggcagcagcaacagcagtttGTTTGCAAACTCGCCGTTCTACAACGGCAAGACCATGTACGGGGGAGCTTCCGCCTACAGCGCCCGTCGGGACATCCGCCAGAAGGCCCTGCGCGTGCCCGTCCAGATGCGGCCCGCTTCGGCGCTCTCCAACTTTTCCTCTTCCAACAACAGCCTCGCGTCGGACACGTCCGCCCTGTCCAACACCGCCAAGCGCATTCTCGAAATCATGAACCAGTGCTCGGGACCGCTCAGCGAAGCCCGCAAACTGGGCAGCAGCCTCAGCCTCAACAGCACACTGGCGTCCGCCAAAGTTCCCGGCCTAGTGCAAGCCCGCCGGCGGTTCAACGAGGAAGACCTCACCATCAACCGCAGCATACGAATGTCTAGTCCGCGAACGCCGTACAGCCGGCCCCAGAGCGCCTCCGCGTCCAACTCGACATCCACCAACAAACCCCCCACCAACGAGCTCCAAATCCCCAGCATCTCCCAGCTGCTTCAGATGAAACGCCTCCAAACCAACACCGAATCGGTGCGTCGACTCGCCACCGAGTCCAACGCCGGCACGATCCTGAACGAACCGACCGAGTACAAACTGCCCGGCGCGGCCGAGCCGGACgactccaacaacaacaactccagCAAGCACACCAACAAGATTCGCAGCAAGCTGCACCGGGTGCGGGAAGAGTCGGCCGCCGACCGGGACAGCAGCAATCCCGTGCCGCAGCTGGTGCTTCCGGAGGTGCAGCTGGCGGGCCTCAAATCGGTGCCCAAGTTCGATATTAAGGTGTCGTCGGGAAGCAGCGTGGCGGCCACCAACGGAGCCAACAAAAACGGGGAACCCGCGTGGAAGAAGGCGACGAGCG AAACCCAACCCAAGATGAgcaccatcagcagcagcaccaccaccTTCAAATCCAACAACGCCACCATCTTGCCAGCTTCGGCCACCGCCGCCATCTCGAAAGACTCCAACGCAGCAGGAGCGTACAAATTCTCGTCGCCAGCCAAGCTGAACCTGCCCCAAACCCCGAGCAAACCCGCCACGCTCAACAGCTTCAAGTTTAGCAACCCGGAACCACTCGGAAAGGCAAGCGGACCGGCGAAGCTGACCGGCTTCCAGTTCAACCCGGACACGGCCAAGGTCAAATCGAGTGTAACACCTGCGGCGGCAAGTGTCAGCCCGGTGAAGGCGCCTCTACCGCTCAAGAGCGGTAGCTGTTTGGACGCGCTCAAATCCGGTAGCTGTCTAGAGGCACTGGCGCCCAAGCCCGCGGCCCCCGCGGCCGGTTTCGGCAACGCGTTCAAACTGACCGGCTCGAACAAGTGGGAGTGCGACGCGTGCATGGTCCGGAACGATCCGGACAAGACCAAGTGCGTGTCGTGCGAAACGCCCAAGCCGGGTGCGAAACCGGCGCCAACGCCGGTTAAACCGTTGACGGCGGCACCGAAGACCACCGACGCCGGCTTCAAGGCGCTCGTGGCCCAGCAATCCGCCCGGTGGGAGTGCTCCGACTGTATGACCCGGAACGAAGCGGACAAAACGAGCTGCGCTTGCTGTAGCAGTCCAAAGCCGGGCGCCACTCCGGCAGCTGCCGTTGCTTCCGCCGTCCCGGCGGCCATCAAGTCGATGTTTACGATGCCCGCTGCGCCGACGTCCGACCAGGGCTTCAAGAGTTTGGTTGCGCAGCAAGCCGCCGGCAAGTGGGAGTGCAGTGCCTGCATGACCCGTAACGAGGCCACCCGCAGCAAGTGCGCCTGCTGCGAGCAGGCCAAACCCGGATCAACCCCAACGGACGCGCCGTCCTTCTCGTTCGGAAGCAAACCTGCGGCAGCGTCGACAACCGCCAGTTCTGGATTCAGTTTTGGCGTGCCACCCAAAAACGCCGACAGTAAAGAATCCCCAAAATCCGGATTCTCCTTCGGAGTTCCAGCCTCGAGCGTTGCGCCAACTCCAAGTTCTGGAGGATTCTCGTTTGGCAGCAAACCTGCCGCAGCCACAACAGCCCCAGCAAGTTCCGACGACAAGCCCAAATTCTCGTTTGGAAGTAGCAGCAGTACGACTGCTACAACGGCAACCCCCCCTTCCGGAACCGGATTCAGCTTCGGCGCGAAACCAACCGCCGACACTACTGACAGCAGTAAAGCCAGCGAAAAGAAGGACGAGCCTAAACCGGCGACCTTCGGCTCCGGAGGCTTCTCGTTCGGAGCGAAACCCGCGAGTGAAGCGCCCAAAAAGGACTCCCCCAGCAGCGGTGGCTTCAGCTTTGGATCACCCaaacccaccaccaccaccacaacggCGGAATCATCTCCCATAACCTTCGGCAAACGCGCCGCATCCCCCTCTCCCTCTAGCACGCCAGCGGAACCGACCAAACCGGCAACGGTCGGGTTCGGAACGCTTGCGTCCGGCAGTCCGTCGTTTAGCTTTGGGGCGAAAGCTGCGGAAAGCAAACCTGCGTCGGCATCGGCGACTACGACACCTGCATCCGGAATGTTTTCGTTTGGATCGCCGAAACCGGTGGTTGGCGGCGCTGCCACCACagaattgaagaattcgacAACTTCCAGTGCTTCTCCGGCTACGACGGCGGCCGCTCCGGCGTCGTCCGCTGCGACGACAGCGACCAGTGTTCCTATCTTTGGTG GTGCTCAAAAGCCAACCGGCCCTTCGATAACCCCGGGCTTCAGCTTCAGCTCAGCATCAACGCCAGCATCGGCATTCGGCCCGACTCCAGCggcaaacagcagcagcagttccacGACAGCACCCGCCGCCTCCTCAACGGCCACAGTTGCGCCCACTTTCAGCTTTGGCGCCGCCTCGACGAAACCGACGGAACCTCCGAAGGCGGCAACTCCACTCGGAACCGGCGCTTCGAGCTTCGTCTTTGGCCAAAGCAGCAGTCAACCAGCCGCTACGGCCGGCGCCAAGGTGATTCCCAGCTTCGGGGCAAACGCGGACAAACCCACCACGGCCACGTTCGGTTCGTTTGGAGCGCCCCAGCCGGCTTCGGCAACGAGCGGAAGTACGTCGTCGATCTTTGGAGCGGCTGCCAGCGGTGGCGCTTCGTCGGCGTTCAGTTTCACCGGAGCTTCGAAACCGGCGGAACAATCTTCACCTGCATTTAGCTTTAGTGCGGCAGCACAGCCCGCGCCAACTCCAGCGGCCCAAACCAACAGTGGCCCAGTCTTTGGATCTCCCGCGGCATCGGCTGTCGCCGCCAAGCCCATGTTTGGCAGTCCGGCTACGTCGTCCGGAACGACAACCACGTTCGGTGGCTTTGGAGCTTCCGCAGCGACGGCGGTCGGTAGCAACACCACGCCAACGTTCGGCTCGAGCAGCTTTGGCAGCGGGGCCACCGGAGCTTCGTCCACAGTGGGCGGTCAGTCTGCGGCTACGTCCATCTTTGGCCAATCGTCGGCGCCAGCCTTTGGAGCGGCGCCGTCCGGGTTTGGGGGAATGGCGAGTGGGAGTCCGTTTGGTGGAGCGGCGGCCGTGACGGCGGCTTCGACCGATGAACCGCAGGCCAAGAAGATGTTTGAGTTTGGAGGAAGCTCCGCGGTCAACAACAGCCAACCGGCGGCCACG CCCTTCCAGTTCGGCTCCGGcagcaacaataacaacaacaacaacaatgacgCTAGCGGTGGCCACAAACCGTTCTCTTTTTCGGCGCAATCGGCGCCCAACTTTAACTTTTCCGCCGGCTCGAACGCGGGACAAACG TCGGCTCCCTTCACCTTCGGAAGTGGTggccaacagcagcagcccgGCACGGCCGGTGGAATGTTCACCTTTGGAGGTGGCGCCACCACCGTCGGTCTCGGAGGAATGGGCGAA
- the LOC120413576 gene encoding nuclear pore complex protein Nup153 isoform X1, protein MFQGSGSRSPAMATTAAAAASVLNTSTDSNPDDDPNNTLQHPSTPPPSDTNRTFLLLFPQSIIRKVRSRVSSIIPDALSKWFSPSAVKRPRETAESLSSSSSPPPVAVAGRNGNLLRQLEEQQQEEEEDEDEAPPTRKKKRVEERFNTSLGDFNDDLSALPGPSGLNISAIDRRSSLPMSATVPRGRSAFSSSTPSTSPQQHQPSSQGGMFQRQQLQQRISHANRATAPYNFGAATAADPIDEEVAEVDDESGFSNSIRQRRSIREVSGRKRLNIPQTVAPAGVDRSISEPPAAPIFGTRSTVFGRSVALPQQSSNEDLRQEDAERGGLLSNGNVNESASESSSVSNLNLSQSDQIEAGGSRRLSGFMGNVSRSKRLKVGGSTGDLCFSSHLETEKSLFSAKNAGRAGGVSGRPTFNASLYGSSSSLGSSNSSLFANSPFYNGKTMYGGASAYSARRDIRQKALRVPVQMRPASALSNFSSSNNSLASDTSALSNTAKRILEIMNQCSGPLSEARKLGSSLSLNSTLASAKVPGLVQARRRFNEEDLTINRSIRMSSPRTPYSRPQSASASNSTSTNKPPTNELQIPSISQLLQMKRLQTNTESVRRLATESNAGTILNEPTEYKLPGAAEPDDSNNNNSSKHTNKIRSKLHRVREESAADRDSSNPVPQLVLPEVQLAGLKSVPKFDIKVSSGSSVAATNGANKNGEPAWKKATSETQPKMSTISSSTTTFKSNNATILPASATAAISKDSNAAGAYKFSSPAKLNLPQTPSKPATLNSFKFSNPEPLGKASGPAKLTGFQFNPDTAKVKSSVTPAAASVSPVKAPLPLKSGSCLDALKSGSCLEALAPKPAAPAAGFGNAFKLTGSNKWECDACMVRNDPDKTKCVSCETPKPGAKPAPTPVKPLTAAPKTTDAGFKALVAQQSARWECSDCMTRNEADKTSCACCSSPKPGATPAAAVASAVPAAIKSMFTMPAAPTSDQGFKSLVAQQAAGKWECSACMTRNEATRSKCACCEQAKPGSTPTDAPSFSFGSKPAAASTTASSGFSFGVPPKNADSKESPKSGFSFGVPASSVAPTPSSGGFSFGSKPAAATTAPASSDDKPKFSFGSSSSTTATTATPPSGTGFSFGAKPTADTTDSSKASEKKDEPKPATFGSGGFSFGAKPASEAPKKDSPSSGGFSFGSPKPTTTTTTAESSPITFGKRAASPSPSSTPAEPTKPATVGFGTLASGSPSFSFGAKAAESKPASASATTTPASGMFSFGSPKPVVGGAATTELKNSTTSSASPATTAAAPASSAATTATSVPIFGGAQKPTGPSITPGFSFSSASTPASAFGPTPAANSSSSSTTAPAASSTATVAPTFSFGAASTKPTEPPKAATPLGTGASSFVFGQSSSQPAATAGAKVIPSFGANADKPTTATFGSFGAPQPASATSGSTSSIFGAAASGGASSAFSFTGASKPAEQSSPAFSFSAAAQPAPTPAAQTNSGPVFGSPAASAVAAKPMFGSPATSSGTTTTFGGFGASAATAVGSNTTPTFGSSSFGSGATGASSTVGGQSAATSIFGQSSAPAFGAAPSGFGGMASGSPFGGAAAVTAASTDEPQAKKMFEFGGSSAVNNSQPAATPFQFGSGSNNNNNNNNDASGGHKPFSFSAQSAPNFNFSAGSNAGQTSAPFTFGSGGQQQQPGTAGGMFTFGGGATTVGLGGMGERHKYAWPNPAAAAAAKNQRPPTYAAPVGGATSSPPRRRRYPAPATAGTFPPSSAPTPRTSSKHPNLVWTKDNRNNNNSSQANPTTAAISAVPSYDKSRFKYVSPELKMKMAGTGNGQQEGESGGH, encoded by the exons ATGTTTCAAGGTTCCGGCAGTCGGTCACCAGCGATGGCCACGacggcggcagcagcagcatccgtgCTCAACACCAGCACCGACAGCAACCCAGACGATGACCCCAACAAT actcTCCAACATCCATCAACACCACCACCATCCGACACCAACCGCACCTTTCTGCTTCTGTTTCCGCAGTCCATCATCCGGAAGGTGCGCTCGCGCGTCTCCAGCATCATCCCGGACGCCCTGTCCAAGTGGTTCTCGCCGTCGGCGGTGAAGCGCCCCCGCGAAACGGCCGAATCGTTGTCCTCGTCCAGTTCTCCGCCTCCCGTGGCCGTAGCAGGTCGCAACGGGAACCTGCTGCGACAGCTGGAGGAACAACAACAGGAAGAAGAGGAGGACGAGGATGAGGCGCCGCCGACCAGGAAGAAAAAGCGGGTCGAGGAGAGATTT AACACATCGCTCGGTGATTTTAACGACGATTTGAGTGCCCTGCCGGGCCCGAGCGGCCTCAACATCTCGGCCATCGACCGGCGCAGCTCGCTGCCGATGAGTGCGACGGTTCCGAGGGGTCGGAGTGCGTTCTCTTCGTCGACGCCGTCGACGTCTCCGCAGCAGCATCAGCCAAGTTCCCAAGGTGGGATGTTCCAGCGGCAGCAGCTTCAGCAGAGAATAAGCCACGCGAACCGTGCGACGGCGCCGTACAATTTTGGAGCCGCGACGGCCGCAGATCCAATCGATGAAGAAGTGGCGGAGGTCGACGACGAGTCGGGATTTTCCAACTCGATCCGGCAGCGGCGTAGCATTCGGGAGGTGAGCGGCCGGAAGAGGTTGAATATTCCGCAGACGGTGGCGCCCGCAGGGGTGGACCGGTCGATTTCGGAACCGCCTGCGGCGCCGATCTTTGGCACGCGGAGTACGGTTTTTGGACGTTCCGTGGCGCTGCCGCAGCAAAGTAGCAACGAGGATTTGAGGCAGGAGGATGCCGAAAGAGGAGGACTGCTCTCGAACGGGAATGTCAACGAGAGTGCTTCGGAGAGTAGCAGCGTATCGAATTTGAATCTGAGCCAGTCGGACCAGATTGAGGCGGGGGGAAGTCGGAGGTTGTCCGGATTTATGGGCAACGTGAGCCGGAGCAAGCGGCTCAAGGTGGGAGGTTCGACTGGAGATTTGTGCTTCTCGTCGCATCTGGAAACGGAAAAGAGTCTGTTTTCGGCGAAGAACGCTGGAAGAGCGGGTGGAGTCTCTGGACGACCTACGTTCAACGCGTCCCTGTACGGCAGCAGTTCCTCGCtgggcagcagcaacagcagtttGTTTGCAAACTCGCCGTTCTACAACGGCAAGACCATGTACGGGGGAGCTTCCGCCTACAGCGCCCGTCGGGACATCCGCCAGAAGGCCCTGCGCGTGCCCGTCCAGATGCGGCCCGCTTCGGCGCTCTCCAACTTTTCCTCTTCCAACAACAGCCTCGCGTCGGACACGTCCGCCCTGTCCAACACCGCCAAGCGCATTCTCGAAATCATGAACCAGTGCTCGGGACCGCTCAGCGAAGCCCGCAAACTGGGCAGCAGCCTCAGCCTCAACAGCACACTGGCGTCCGCCAAAGTTCCCGGCCTAGTGCAAGCCCGCCGGCGGTTCAACGAGGAAGACCTCACCATCAACCGCAGCATACGAATGTCTAGTCCGCGAACGCCGTACAGCCGGCCCCAGAGCGCCTCCGCGTCCAACTCGACATCCACCAACAAACCCCCCACCAACGAGCTCCAAATCCCCAGCATCTCCCAGCTGCTTCAGATGAAACGCCTCCAAACCAACACCGAATCGGTGCGTCGACTCGCCACCGAGTCCAACGCCGGCACGATCCTGAACGAACCGACCGAGTACAAACTGCCCGGCGCGGCCGAGCCGGACgactccaacaacaacaactccagCAAGCACACCAACAAGATTCGCAGCAAGCTGCACCGGGTGCGGGAAGAGTCGGCCGCCGACCGGGACAGCAGCAATCCCGTGCCGCAGCTGGTGCTTCCGGAGGTGCAGCTGGCGGGCCTCAAATCGGTGCCCAAGTTCGATATTAAGGTGTCGTCGGGAAGCAGCGTGGCGGCCACCAACGGAGCCAACAAAAACGGGGAACCCGCGTGGAAGAAGGCGACGAGCG AAACCCAACCCAAGATGAgcaccatcagcagcagcaccaccaccTTCAAATCCAACAACGCCACCATCTTGCCAGCTTCGGCCACCGCCGCCATCTCGAAAGACTCCAACGCAGCAGGAGCGTACAAATTCTCGTCGCCAGCCAAGCTGAACCTGCCCCAAACCCCGAGCAAACCCGCCACGCTCAACAGCTTCAAGTTTAGCAACCCGGAACCACTCGGAAAGGCAAGCGGACCGGCGAAGCTGACCGGCTTCCAGTTCAACCCGGACACGGCCAAGGTCAAATCGAGTGTAACACCTGCGGCGGCAAGTGTCAGCCCGGTGAAGGCGCCTCTACCGCTCAAGAGCGGTAGCTGTTTGGACGCGCTCAAATCCGGTAGCTGTCTAGAGGCACTGGCGCCCAAGCCCGCGGCCCCCGCGGCCGGTTTCGGCAACGCGTTCAAACTGACCGGCTCGAACAAGTGGGAGTGCGACGCGTGCATGGTCCGGAACGATCCGGACAAGACCAAGTGCGTGTCGTGCGAAACGCCCAAGCCGGGTGCGAAACCGGCGCCAACGCCGGTTAAACCGTTGACGGCGGCACCGAAGACCACCGACGCCGGCTTCAAGGCGCTCGTGGCCCAGCAATCCGCCCGGTGGGAGTGCTCCGACTGTATGACCCGGAACGAAGCGGACAAAACGAGCTGCGCTTGCTGTAGCAGTCCAAAGCCGGGCGCCACTCCGGCAGCTGCCGTTGCTTCCGCCGTCCCGGCGGCCATCAAGTCGATGTTTACGATGCCCGCTGCGCCGACGTCCGACCAGGGCTTCAAGAGTTTGGTTGCGCAGCAAGCCGCCGGCAAGTGGGAGTGCAGTGCCTGCATGACCCGTAACGAGGCCACCCGCAGCAAGTGCGCCTGCTGCGAGCAGGCCAAACCCGGATCAACCCCAACGGACGCGCCGTCCTTCTCGTTCGGAAGCAAACCTGCGGCAGCGTCGACAACCGCCAGTTCTGGATTCAGTTTTGGCGTGCCACCCAAAAACGCCGACAGTAAAGAATCCCCAAAATCCGGATTCTCCTTCGGAGTTCCAGCCTCGAGCGTTGCGCCAACTCCAAGTTCTGGAGGATTCTCGTTTGGCAGCAAACCTGCCGCAGCCACAACAGCCCCAGCAAGTTCCGACGACAAGCCCAAATTCTCGTTTGGAAGTAGCAGCAGTACGACTGCTACAACGGCAACCCCCCCTTCCGGAACCGGATTCAGCTTCGGCGCGAAACCAACCGCCGACACTACTGACAGCAGTAAAGCCAGCGAAAAGAAGGACGAGCCTAAACCGGCGACCTTCGGCTCCGGAGGCTTCTCGTTCGGAGCGAAACCCGCGAGTGAAGCGCCCAAAAAGGACTCCCCCAGCAGCGGTGGCTTCAGCTTTGGATCACCCaaacccaccaccaccaccacaacggCGGAATCATCTCCCATAACCTTCGGCAAACGCGCCGCATCCCCCTCTCCCTCTAGCACGCCAGCGGAACCGACCAAACCGGCAACGGTCGGGTTCGGAACGCTTGCGTCCGGCAGTCCGTCGTTTAGCTTTGGGGCGAAAGCTGCGGAAAGCAAACCTGCGTCGGCATCGGCGACTACGACACCTGCATCCGGAATGTTTTCGTTTGGATCGCCGAAACCGGTGGTTGGCGGCGCTGCCACCACagaattgaagaattcgacAACTTCCAGTGCTTCTCCGGCTACGACGGCGGCCGCTCCGGCGTCGTCCGCTGCGACGACAGCGACCAGTGTTCCTATCTTTGGTG GTGCTCAAAAGCCAACCGGCCCTTCGATAACCCCGGGCTTCAGCTTCAGCTCAGCATCAACGCCAGCATCGGCATTCGGCCCGACTCCAGCggcaaacagcagcagcagttccacGACAGCACCCGCCGCCTCCTCAACGGCCACAGTTGCGCCCACTTTCAGCTTTGGCGCCGCCTCGACGAAACCGACGGAACCTCCGAAGGCGGCAACTCCACTCGGAACCGGCGCTTCGAGCTTCGTCTTTGGCCAAAGCAGCAGTCAACCAGCCGCTACGGCCGGCGCCAAGGTGATTCCCAGCTTCGGGGCAAACGCGGACAAACCCACCACGGCCACGTTCGGTTCGTTTGGAGCGCCCCAGCCGGCTTCGGCAACGAGCGGAAGTACGTCGTCGATCTTTGGAGCGGCTGCCAGCGGTGGCGCTTCGTCGGCGTTCAGTTTCACCGGAGCTTCGAAACCGGCGGAACAATCTTCACCTGCATTTAGCTTTAGTGCGGCAGCACAGCCCGCGCCAACTCCAGCGGCCCAAACCAACAGTGGCCCAGTCTTTGGATCTCCCGCGGCATCGGCTGTCGCCGCCAAGCCCATGTTTGGCAGTCCGGCTACGTCGTCCGGAACGACAACCACGTTCGGTGGCTTTGGAGCTTCCGCAGCGACGGCGGTCGGTAGCAACACCACGCCAACGTTCGGCTCGAGCAGCTTTGGCAGCGGGGCCACCGGAGCTTCGTCCACAGTGGGCGGTCAGTCTGCGGCTACGTCCATCTTTGGCCAATCGTCGGCGCCAGCCTTTGGAGCGGCGCCGTCCGGGTTTGGGGGAATGGCGAGTGGGAGTCCGTTTGGTGGAGCGGCGGCCGTGACGGCGGCTTCGACCGATGAACCGCAGGCCAAGAAGATGTTTGAGTTTGGAGGAAGCTCCGCGGTCAACAACAGCCAACCGGCGGCCACG CCCTTCCAGTTCGGCTCCGGcagcaacaataacaacaacaacaacaatgacgCTAGCGGTGGCCACAAACCGTTCTCTTTTTCGGCGCAATCGGCGCCCAACTTTAACTTTTCCGCCGGCTCGAACGCGGGACAAACG TCGGCTCCCTTCACCTTCGGAAGTGGTggccaacagcagcagcccgGCACGGCCGGTGGAATGTTCACCTTTGGAGGTGGCGCCACCACCGTCGGTCTCGGAGGAATGGGCGAA